A stretch of the Sulfurospirillum sp. UCH001 genome encodes the following:
- a CDS encoding phosphatidylserine decarboxylase, which produces MRNHSYTSTQIIAKEGWNQSVLAFMVFLLAYGLSFLPWLFFLIFVGTLYGYRNPERIVDEDDGHCLVCPMDGLVTDISKISLHDGSEALRIVIRKSFWDVGVLRAPLTMEITETKKRFGLFMASSSPLFSRLSERQTCTCKSAYASVKMVVSAGLWSQKITLFSKIGAFKAGERLGFLRDGEVALLLPLDTRVKVSLNDEVKAGMSILGYLAYKDKDVK; this is translated from the coding sequence ATGCGTAATCATTCTTATACTTCAACACAAATTATTGCAAAGGAGGGGTGGAACCAAAGTGTACTTGCATTTATGGTTTTTCTCCTTGCTTATGGACTCTCTTTTTTGCCATGGCTTTTCTTCTTAATTTTTGTAGGAACACTGTACGGTTATCGTAATCCTGAGCGTATTGTAGACGAAGATGATGGACATTGTCTTGTTTGCCCGATGGATGGACTTGTTACCGATATCTCAAAAATTAGTTTGCATGATGGCAGTGAGGCCTTACGTATCGTGATTCGTAAATCGTTTTGGGATGTTGGCGTTTTAAGAGCTCCATTAACAATGGAAATTACAGAAACAAAAAAACGTTTTGGACTTTTTATGGCTTCTTCTTCACCGCTATTTTCACGTTTGTCTGAACGTCAAACATGCACATGTAAAAGTGCATATGCTTCTGTCAAAATGGTTGTGAGTGCGGGTTTATGGAGTCAGAAAATCACACTCTTCTCTAAAATCGGAGCCTTCAAAGCGGGTGAACGATTAGGGTTTTTACGTGATGGTGAAGTAGCACTTCTTTTACCTCTAGATACACGTGTTAAAGTTTCGTTAAATGATGAAGTCAAAGCAGGTATGAGCATTTTAGGCTATCTTGCATATAAGGATAAAGATGTTAAATAA
- the ftsH gene encoding ATP-dependent zinc metalloprotease FtsH gives MSQNNQDNNKNDKKNFFNQNPLLMFAIFSIVVIVLFKNFTSVSDAGMGANFGTQNSATKNISYYELKELIRNNQISYVAIGQTTIKAFSPEGAQKTVYVVKKVGEDNTLIPLMDEKKVGYGGYNESNILTEILFSWVLPVFVFFGIWMFLANKMQKNMGGGILGMGSSKKLVNSEKPKVKFEDVAGVEEAKEEVKEIVDFLKFPDRYMNLGAKIPKGVLLVGPPGTGKTLLAKAVAGEASVPFFSVSGSSFIEMFVGVGASRVRDLFENAKKEAPAIVFIDEIDAIGKSRAASGMMGGNDEREQTLNQLLAEMDGFSSDKSPVIVLAATNRPEVLDAALLRPGRFDRQVLVDKPDFQGRKEILKVHSADIKLGKNIDLEEIARLTAGLAGADLANIINEAALLGGRKNKDYVEQIDLVEAVERAIAGLEKKSRRINPEEKRIVAYHESGHALIAETTTGAKRVSKVSIIPRGLAALGYTLNTPEENKFLMQKHELIAEVDVLLGGRAAEEVFLGEISTGAGNDLERATDIIKAMVSIYGMSDVAGLMVLEKQRNTFLNGGTTKDYSEKMAEKLDEHIKEKLQERYLIVKERLVEYRECIERIVAKLGEYETIDGEQLREVIEAYEVEFNIPSKLNKHSKAKHESKILEEQQNSDA, from the coding sequence ATGAGTCAAAATAATCAAGATAATAATAAAAACGACAAAAAAAACTTTTTTAATCAAAATCCGCTTTTAATGTTTGCTATTTTTTCTATTGTTGTTATCGTGTTGTTCAAAAATTTCACATCGGTTTCTGATGCAGGAATGGGAGCAAACTTTGGTACGCAAAATAGCGCAACAAAAAACATTAGTTATTATGAACTCAAAGAGTTGATCCGTAATAATCAAATTAGTTATGTCGCTATTGGACAAACGACTATTAAAGCATTCTCGCCAGAAGGTGCACAAAAAACTGTTTATGTTGTTAAAAAAGTAGGAGAGGATAACACACTTATCCCTTTAATGGATGAGAAAAAAGTAGGCTATGGTGGCTATAATGAGTCCAATATCTTAACAGAAATTCTTTTTTCATGGGTTTTACCAGTTTTTGTATTTTTTGGTATTTGGATGTTTTTAGCAAACAAAATGCAAAAAAATATGGGTGGTGGCATCCTTGGTATGGGAAGCAGTAAGAAACTTGTTAATTCTGAAAAACCGAAAGTAAAATTTGAAGATGTTGCTGGTGTTGAAGAGGCGAAAGAAGAAGTAAAAGAGATCGTTGATTTCTTAAAATTCCCAGATCGCTACATGAACCTAGGTGCAAAAATTCCTAAAGGTGTTTTGTTAGTAGGACCTCCAGGCACAGGTAAGACATTACTGGCTAAAGCCGTTGCAGGAGAGGCAAGTGTTCCTTTTTTCTCTGTATCAGGCTCAAGTTTTATCGAAATGTTTGTAGGTGTGGGTGCAAGTCGTGTACGAGATCTTTTTGAAAATGCAAAGAAAGAAGCACCTGCAATTGTGTTTATTGATGAGATTGATGCTATTGGTAAAAGTAGAGCTGCAAGCGGTATGATGGGCGGCAATGATGAAAGAGAACAAACACTGAACCAGTTACTTGCAGAAATGGATGGTTTTAGCTCAGATAAATCACCGGTTATCGTTTTAGCCGCAACAAATAGACCAGAAGTTCTAGATGCTGCACTTTTAAGGCCAGGTCGTTTTGATAGACAAGTTTTGGTAGATAAACCAGACTTCCAAGGAAGAAAAGAGATTTTAAAAGTCCATAGTGCAGATATTAAACTTGGTAAAAATATTGACCTTGAAGAGATCGCTCGTTTAACTGCTGGACTAGCAGGTGCAGATCTTGCAAATATCATTAATGAAGCAGCACTTTTAGGTGGTCGTAAAAACAAAGATTATGTTGAACAAATCGATCTTGTAGAAGCTGTTGAGAGAGCTATCGCAGGACTTGAGAAAAAAAGTCGTCGTATCAATCCTGAAGAAAAACGCATTGTTGCATATCATGAGAGTGGGCATGCACTCATTGCTGAAACAACGACAGGTGCTAAAAGAGTTTCAAAAGTATCAATTATTCCAAGAGGATTAGCTGCACTTGGATATACACTCAATACGCCAGAAGAGAATAAATTTTTAATGCAAAAACATGAACTTATCGCAGAAGTAGATGTTCTTCTTGGTGGACGCGCAGCAGAAGAGGTTTTCTTAGGTGAAATTTCTACAGGTGCTGGCAATGACTTAGAGAGAGCAACCGATATCATTAAAGCAATGGTAAGCATTTATGGTATGAGTGATGTAGCAGGACTTATGGTCTTAGAAAAACAACGTAATACATTCTTAAATGGTGGTACCACCAAAGATTACAGCGAGAAAATGGCTGAAAAACTTGATGAGCACATTAAAGAAAAACTTCAAGAACGCTATCTTATTGTCAAAGAGCGTTTAGTAGAATATCGTGAATGTATCGAACGTATTGTTGCAAAATTAGGCGAATATGAAACCATTGATGGTGAGCAACTACGTGAAGTGATTGAAGCGTACGAAGTGGAATTTAATATCCCTTCTAAATTGAATAAGCATTCTAAAGCTAAACATGAGTCAAAAATTTTAGAAGAACAACAAAACAGTGATGCGTAA
- a CDS encoding 50S ribosomal protein L11 methyltransferase, translating into MKKTYNELHITPDSSVYPLFLDFIMSLSDEALEENDGSIILRSEEDLEMLLFGVETFAKELSAALGHEITVETKLLVKENEDWISQYRNSIQPLHVDDLYIRPSWVESIEGKKNIIIDPALAFGSGHHETTYGCLLLLQKYVKKGTELLDVGCGSGILSIAACKCGAIVDLCDTDEQATASAIENFKLNHEKFNRIWTGSVQKREKEYDIVVANIIADVLIMLASDLQKAVKKDGLLILSGILDKYVDRVEQKFSSMKLVEKYQKEEWFTLVLQRN; encoded by the coding sequence ATGAAAAAAACCTATAACGAACTTCATATAACCCCAGATAGTAGTGTATACCCACTTTTTCTTGATTTTATTATGAGCCTCAGTGATGAGGCTCTTGAAGAGAATGATGGCAGTATCATTTTACGTAGTGAAGAAGATCTTGAGATGCTTCTTTTTGGCGTAGAAACATTTGCGAAAGAGCTTTCAGCAGCTCTTGGCCATGAGATTACAGTTGAAACAAAACTTCTTGTCAAAGAGAATGAGGATTGGATTTCTCAATATCGAAACTCGATACAACCTTTGCATGTAGATGATTTATATATTCGTCCAAGCTGGGTAGAGAGTATTGAAGGTAAAAAAAATATTATTATTGACCCTGCACTCGCTTTTGGTTCAGGACATCATGAAACAACATATGGTTGTTTGTTACTCTTGCAGAAATATGTTAAAAAGGGTACGGAACTCCTAGATGTTGGTTGTGGTAGTGGTATTTTGAGTATCGCTGCCTGCAAATGTGGTGCCATTGTTGATTTGTGTGATACTGATGAACAAGCTACTGCAAGTGCAATAGAAAATTTTAAACTCAATCATGAAAAGTTTAATCGCATTTGGACAGGCTCTGTTCAAAAACGTGAAAAAGAGTATGACATCGTTGTTGCCAATATCATCGCAGATGTACTTATTATGTTAGCCAGCGATTTGCAAAAAGCAGTAAAAAAAGATGGTTTACTCATTCTTTCTGGCATTTTAGATAAGTATGTTGATAGAGTAGAACAAAAGTTTTCTTCGATGAAATTGGTTGAAAAGTATCAAAAAGAGGAGTGGTTTACACTCGTGTTACAAAGGAATTAG
- a CDS encoding chemotaxis response regulator CheY: MKLLVVDDSSTMRRIIKNTLQRLGFNDVLEAEHGVEAWQIMERTPDINVLITDWNMPEMNGLDLVRKVRAEKKYENMPIIMVTTEGGKAEVITALKAGVNNYIVKPFTPQVLKEKLEDVLG; this comes from the coding sequence TTGAAGCTGCTTGTAGTAGATGATAGCTCGACAATGCGCCGTATTATTAAAAACACATTACAGAGATTAGGTTTTAATGACGTTTTAGAAGCTGAGCATGGTGTTGAAGCTTGGCAAATTATGGAAAGAACACCTGATATTAATGTGCTTATTACCGATTGGAACATGCCTGAGATGAATGGTTTAGATTTGGTTCGTAAAGTAAGAGCTGAGAAAAAATATGAAAATATGCCAATTATCATGGTTACGACGGAGGGTGGTAAAGCTGAAGTTATTACAGCCCTTAAAGCAGGTGTCAATAACTATATCGTAAAGCCTTTTACGCCTCAAGTATTGAAAGAAAAACTCGAGGATGTTTTAGGTTAA
- the hisA gene encoding 1-(5-phosphoribosyl)-5-[(5-phosphoribosylamino)methylideneamino]imidazole-4-carboxamide isomerase → MDILPAIDLKDGKAVRLTKGLMESAKIYSNEPWEVAKVFEEMGSSWVHLVDLNGAFAGEPKNLEQIEKIRKNCNLKIELGGGIRDEDTIHRYMDLGIDRVILGSIALKKPAFVKEMAQKYRIVVGIDAIDGYVAVEGWAEKSTMQATDLARAFADAGVEAIICTDVGRDGMLSGVNLDFTLSIADASGIATIASGGLKNLDDIIALKRSSKVAGVIVGKAFYEGSLDLREAFAFIANEAL, encoded by the coding sequence ATGGATATTTTACCAGCGATTGATCTAAAAGATGGAAAAGCAGTACGCCTTACTAAAGGGCTGATGGAAAGTGCAAAGATTTATTCGAATGAACCATGGGAAGTGGCAAAAGTTTTCGAAGAGATGGGCTCATCATGGGTACATTTAGTAGACCTAAATGGTGCATTTGCAGGAGAACCTAAAAATCTTGAGCAAATTGAGAAGATACGAAAAAATTGTAATCTTAAGATAGAACTTGGTGGTGGAATTCGTGATGAAGATACCATTCATCGCTATATGGATTTAGGTATTGATCGTGTTATTTTGGGTTCTATTGCACTTAAAAAACCTGCTTTTGTTAAAGAAATGGCGCAAAAATATCGCATTGTGGTAGGCATTGATGCGATTGATGGTTATGTTGCTGTGGAAGGTTGGGCTGAAAAATCAACGATGCAGGCAACAGACCTTGCTCGTGCTTTTGCTGACGCTGGTGTCGAAGCAATTATCTGTACGGATGTTGGACGCGATGGAATGCTCAGTGGAGTGAACCTTGATTTTACACTTTCTATTGCAGACGCTTCTGGCATTGCAACAATTGCCAGTGGAGGTTTAAAGAATTTGGACGATATTATAGCATTGAAACGAAGTTCTAAAGTGGCTGGAGTAATTGTAGGAAAAGCATTTTATGAAGGTAGCTTAGATTTGCGAGAAGCGTTTGCATTTATCGCTAACGAAGCGCTTTAA
- the hisH gene encoding imidazole glycerol phosphate synthase subunit HisH, with protein MIGLIDYNMGNLRSVTNAFAKLGVSIEIVKDANDVSKFDKIILPGVGAFKDAMDCLHERGMDEAVKVFANSGKPLLGICLGMQLLFDSSVEFGKCAGLGLIEGEIVNFDTSRFSSRLKVPHMGWNELFITKDSPLFKGMPKSFYLYFVHSFHAKCDEKYTIGKTMYGYEFPSAVQKANVYGFQPHPEKSHANGLAILKNFVEL; from the coding sequence ATGATAGGTTTGATTGATTACAATATGGGTAATCTTAGAAGTGTTACGAATGCTTTTGCAAAACTAGGTGTTAGCATTGAAATTGTCAAAGATGCAAACGATGTATCGAAGTTTGATAAGATCATTTTACCTGGAGTTGGCGCTTTTAAAGATGCTATGGATTGTTTGCATGAACGAGGTATGGATGAAGCTGTTAAAGTGTTTGCGAACTCAGGAAAGCCTTTACTTGGGATTTGTCTTGGTATGCAACTTCTTTTTGATAGCAGTGTTGAATTTGGTAAATGTGCGGGACTTGGGTTGATTGAGGGAGAGATTGTTAACTTTGATACTTCGCGTTTTTCAAGTCGTTTAAAAGTTCCTCATATGGGGTGGAATGAGCTTTTCATCACGAAGGATTCACCATTATTTAAGGGAATGCCAAAGTCTTTTTATCTTTATTTTGTACACAGTTTTCATGCAAAATGTGATGAAAAATATACGATAGGAAAGACAATGTATGGCTATGAATTTCCTAGTGCCGTGCAAAAAGCGAATGTGTATGGCTTTCAACCGCATCCAGAGAAGTCACATGCGAACGGATTGGCTATTTTAAAGAATTTTGTGGAGTTATGA
- a CDS encoding PDC sensor domain-containing protein, translated as MVIREIQQFAEVRTRARAYLCYLFTRNIPNRMPEPNIDIISSSLDKIVHEVEEFEALYLLDHKGDQLINNITDDPHRKGGLGQNRSGKSYYYRAVREKRCVLSDPYPSTLTNDLTVTASYPIYDEQGVLRFIACIDVSLEHILKIAHPSSLQSLFGKSSQVIYTIFSLSLLAIALLLLFNGMRSLFMHGLQFDLLDIKAMFESTILITLSLAIFDLVKTIFEEEVLGRNERDDNGGMHKTMVRFLGSIIIALAIEALMLVFKFAIIDAAHILYAVYLIGGVTLLLFGLAFYLKSIPQKRDL; from the coding sequence ATGGTTATTCGTGAAATTCAGCAGTTTGCTGAGGTAAGAACAAGGGCAAGGGCGTATTTGTGTTATCTCTTTACGCGCAATATACCCAACCGTATGCCTGAACCCAATATAGACATTATTTCTTCAAGTTTAGATAAGATCGTTCATGAAGTTGAAGAGTTTGAAGCACTTTATCTCCTCGATCACAAAGGTGATCAATTGATCAATAACATCACAGATGATCCTCATCGTAAAGGTGGTCTTGGTCAAAATCGTAGTGGAAAATCCTATTATTATCGTGCCGTACGTGAAAAACGTTGTGTATTAAGCGATCCTTACCCTTCAACACTGACCAATGATTTAACGGTAACAGCTTCTTATCCTATATATGATGAGCAAGGTGTCCTGCGATTTATTGCGTGTATTGATGTCTCATTAGAGCATATTTTAAAAATTGCGCATCCTTCATCATTACAATCTCTTTTTGGCAAAAGTTCTCAAGTGATTTATACGATTTTTTCACTTTCATTATTGGCAATTGCACTTTTATTGCTCTTTAATGGCATGCGTAGCCTTTTTATGCATGGACTTCAGTTTGACCTCCTAGATATTAAAGCGATGTTTGAATCAACCATTTTGATTACGCTCTCTTTGGCTATTTTTGATCTGGTGAAAACGATTTTTGAAGAAGAAGTTTTAGGTCGAAATGAACGTGATGATAATGGCGGTATGCATAAAACAATGGTGCGATTTTTAGGTTCTATTATCATTGCACTTGCAATTGAAGCATTGATGCTTGTCTTTAAATTTGCAATTATCGATGCAGCGCACATACTGTATGCAGTTTACCTAATTGGTGGTGTTACATTATTGCTCTTTGGTCTAGCTTTTTATCTGAAATCAATACCACAAAAGAGAGATTTATGA
- a CDS encoding STT3 domain-containing protein has product MHKIDAKFFILIFTTLTAFAFSIAVRFIWIYQLSDIESFKFAGQFMINTNDGYFWAEGARDLLYGVSQKHSLSPFNEAASLLTYLAVKLLPFSFETIILYMPAVLGSFIVVPIIFIAHNLKMIEVGFLASLLASIAVSYYNRTMIGYYDTDMLNIVLPSFLLWSLMLALRTQEEKYLLITALEIIIYRWWYPQSYSLEFSFLGLVLLFTLICDRKKSFNFQLITIMLLAMMGLPTWIRLLLVISAYFVFKKRDWHRFIWYILGVSVVLFIVFGGLEPIWMRLKLYVFKDAIEVSSDVLPLHFFSVIQTVREAGQIDFVTFAERISGHTITLVLSLIGYVLLVKKYPVMLLGLPLLGLGFLALWGGLRFTIYAVPVCALGVAYLLFVWSNYITQLFANEKLGHIIKSCFVVGASLGILYPNILHVIEYRVPTVFNKAEVEQLDRLKNLVDREDYIVAWWDYGYPLRYYADVKTLIDGGKHNGDVNFPVSYMLTNPQESAARLARLEIEYTEKAFVTAEENETKPKSQQVKIINNTAQMTLDYGFKDANDFLAALQTPLSLPEKTRDIYFYLPYRMMSIFPTVAQFSNIDIMNGKTVRQPFFFQSMQFKDMGTTLNFGSGVVLDKAKGMLKLGNQEIPVKNFIQTAYTSNFKLIKEQNTIHPNGLFSIIYMQAYNTFLILDEDMLNSTYIQLFVLENYDERFFEPMSLEAYAKVYRLKI; this is encoded by the coding sequence ATGCATAAAATAGATGCGAAATTTTTCATTCTTATATTTACAACATTAACTGCTTTCGCATTTAGTATAGCAGTTCGATTCATATGGATTTATCAACTTAGTGATATTGAAAGTTTTAAATTTGCTGGTCAATTCATGATTAATACTAATGATGGTTACTTTTGGGCAGAAGGCGCAAGAGATCTGTTGTATGGTGTTTCGCAGAAGCATTCTCTTTCACCATTCAATGAAGCGGCATCTTTACTAACGTATCTTGCTGTGAAGTTATTGCCTTTTTCTTTTGAAACAATCATATTATATATGCCTGCAGTTCTAGGGTCATTTATTGTTGTACCTATTATTTTCATTGCCCATAATCTGAAAATGATAGAAGTAGGGTTTTTAGCATCACTCCTTGCTTCTATTGCGGTCAGTTATTATAATCGAACAATGATAGGTTATTATGATACTGACATGCTAAATATTGTTCTTCCTAGTTTTCTCTTATGGTCACTCATGTTAGCATTACGTACTCAAGAAGAAAAATATCTTTTAATTACAGCATTAGAAATTATTATATATCGTTGGTGGTACCCACAAAGTTATTCTTTAGAATTCTCTTTTTTAGGACTTGTCCTTTTGTTCACACTCATTTGTGATCGTAAAAAGAGTTTCAATTTTCAACTCATAACGATTATGCTTTTGGCAATGATGGGGTTACCAACTTGGATACGTTTATTACTTGTGATAAGTGCATATTTTGTGTTTAAAAAAAGAGATTGGCATCGCTTTATTTGGTATATTTTAGGTGTCTCAGTAGTGTTATTTATCGTTTTTGGCGGTCTAGAACCTATTTGGATGAGATTAAAGCTGTATGTATTTAAAGATGCTATTGAAGTAAGTTCAGATGTTTTACCTTTACATTTTTTCTCAGTCATCCAAACAGTACGTGAAGCAGGGCAGATTGATTTTGTAACATTTGCAGAGCGGATTAGTGGACACACCATTACCTTGGTACTTTCTCTTATAGGGTATGTTTTATTAGTCAAAAAATATCCTGTAATGCTTTTAGGCTTACCACTTTTAGGACTTGGCTTTTTAGCACTTTGGGGAGGGCTTCGTTTTACAATTTATGCAGTACCTGTATGTGCTTTAGGCGTTGCTTATTTGCTCTTTGTTTGGAGCAATTATATCACTCAGCTCTTTGCTAATGAAAAGCTTGGTCATATTATTAAATCATGTTTTGTTGTTGGTGCAAGTTTAGGTATTTTATATCCTAACATTTTACATGTAATTGAATATCGAGTACCAACAGTATTTAATAAAGCAGAAGTAGAACAGTTGGATAGGTTAAAAAATCTCGTTGATAGAGAAGATTATATTGTCGCATGGTGGGATTATGGTTATCCTCTTCGTTATTATGCAGATGTTAAAACTTTAATTGACGGTGGTAAACATAATGGGGACGTTAATTTTCCTGTCAGTTATATGCTAACAAACCCTCAAGAGAGTGCTGCACGTTTAGCAAGGCTTGAGATTGAATATACAGAAAAAGCATTTGTGACAGCAGAAGAAAATGAGACGAAACCTAAAAGTCAACAGGTTAAAATCATAAATAACACAGCACAAATGACTTTGGATTATGGATTTAAAGATGCTAATGATTTTTTAGCAGCTCTTCAAACGCCACTTTCATTACCAGAAAAAACACGTGACATTTATTTTTATCTGCCTTATCGTATGATGAGTATTTTCCCTACGGTAGCGCAATTTAGTAATATTGATATCATGAATGGCAAAACCGTTCGTCAGCCATTTTTCTTTCAATCAATGCAATTTAAAGATATGGGTACGACGCTTAATTTTGGTAGTGGAGTTGTGCTTGATAAAGCAAAAGGAATGCTCAAGCTTGGCAATCAAGAAATCCCTGTAAAGAACTTTATTCAAACGGCATATACTTCTAATTTTAAATTGATAAAAGAACAAAACACGATTCATCCTAATGGACTTTTTTCGATTATTTATATGCAAGCGTATAATACGTTTTTGATTCTTGATGAAGATATGTTAAATTCGACGTATATTCAACTTTTCGTTTTAGAAAATTATGATGAACGATTTTTTGAACCGATGAGTTTAGAGGCATATGCTAAAGTATATCGGCTCAAAATTTAG
- a CDS encoding Wzz/FepE/Etk N-terminal domain-containing protein, translated as MNKQVEIPYEEEIDLKILWKTLLKFKTMIILLTGLITLIAIIYVFMQTPIYEAKAVLEIGSYSNSNSNSNSNSNSNSNSNSNSNSWIENPNTVLKRLEMRYLENKNTEKRVWLDKVSFVKGTQNLLEISTLGFSPELASTYLKEIERSISTKHQKLIDTYVDSISLKMNNLNAQKEELLLEKERLVQELNKKSSYIEKLIQNNPTLAGVYLIEINNNTVELKNVKDSIYNINNQLNDLKLDISSKNLKMTELIDNINSNSNPILPKKMLIISTSFMIGFVLSIFIALVLEFMCKDTHA; from the coding sequence ATGAATAAGCAAGTCGAAATACCATATGAAGAAGAAATAGATTTAAAGATATTATGGAAAACACTCTTAAAATTTAAAACAATGATTATTCTTTTGACGGGGTTGATAACTTTAATTGCAATAATATATGTTTTTATGCAAACGCCTATATACGAAGCAAAAGCAGTTTTAGAAATAGGATCATATTCTAATTCTAATTCTAATTCTAATTCTAATTCTAATTCTAATTCTAATTCTAATTCTAATTCTAATTCTTGGATTGAGAATCCTAATACAGTCTTAAAAAGATTAGAAATGAGATATTTAGAGAACAAGAATACAGAGAAAAGAGTTTGGCTAGATAAAGTTTCTTTTGTAAAAGGTACTCAAAATCTTTTAGAAATATCAACTTTGGGATTCAGTCCAGAATTAGCAAGCACATATTTGAAAGAAATAGAAAGAAGTATTAGTACTAAGCATCAAAAATTAATAGATACTTATGTTGATTCTATAAGCTTAAAAATGAATAATTTAAATGCTCAAAAAGAAGAATTATTGCTTGAAAAAGAGCGTTTAGTGCAAGAATTAAATAAAAAATCAAGCTATATTGAAAAATTGATTCAAAATAATCCTACATTAGCTGGGGTCTATTTAATAGAAATTAATAATAATACAGTAGAACTAAAAAATGTGAAAGACAGTATTTATAATATTAATAATCAGTTGAATGATTTAAAATTAGATATCTCCTCAAAAAATTTAAAAATGACAGAGCTTATTGATAATATTAATTCTAATAGTAATCCTATTTTACCTAAAAAAATGTTAATTATTTCTACTAGTTTTATGATAGGGTTTGTATTATCTATTTTTATAGCTTTAGTTTTAGAATTTATGTGCAAAGATACTCATGCATAA